Part of the Bacteriovorax stolpii genome, TAAAATGTATTACTATAAGATAACTATTCAGTACGAAGGAACTCAATACGCTGGCTTTCAATGGCAGAATGGACTTCGTACTGTTCAAGATGAAATCAATAAGGTCCTCGCTCAATTAATTGATGGCAAGGTAACAACGAGAGCGGCTTCGCGTACTGATACTGGTGTCCATGCCATGGATCAAGTTGTCAAAATATCTTCTGCCCTCCCAATAGAATGTGAAACTTTCCTTGAATCATTTAACCGTCATCTTCCTAAAGACATCAAATGCCTGGCGATCACTCCTTGTGAAGGAACTTTTAAACCAGCAGCAGAAGCCCTTTCTAAAGAGTACCGCTACTTTTTTACTAACAAAAAGCAAGTGACCTTAGAAGACAGACAGTTCATTGCTAATATTGCTAACGAGCTGGATATTACGGCCATGCAAACTTGCCTAAAGGCCATTATTGGAAAACACGATTTTTGTAATTTTTATTCTATTGGAAGTAATGTCAAAACAACGGAAAGAGAGATTTCTTTTTGTGAACTCTCAGAAATTAATCCTCATGAGATCTTTGCTGGTCAAACCTTATTTCACATCCCCAATGATCTACAATATTGTTACCAATTAAGAATTGAGGCCAATGGTTTTCTCAAGCAAATGATCAGGCATTTAATGAGTGCTTTGTGGATGGTGGGAAGTAAAAAACTCAGCGTGGAAGAATTCCTGACCTTGATTGATGGGCCTAAGAAAGAGAAGCAACTATGGAAAGTTGCTTCTCCTAATGGTTTGTACCTATATAAAATCTCTTATCCAAGAGATTAGTACTGCTTTTGTTTTACCGAAAGAATATAAGGAATCACTTTCCCATTTTCGTACTTCATCTTAACAGTCGCCACAACTTCAAGCGCATTGTCCATAGATTTTGGGAACGAATAATCAAGAGTGATCACGTTAACTTCCCCAATGTTTTCCAGGAACTTTGTTTCATTAAATGTTACATTTTCAGAAGCTTCATCAAAAAGGTTGAGATTTTTTGGAAGAATAGACTCTCTCAATTTTTTTCTTAGCACTTCCATTGTTTCAGCGCCTTTTAATTCAACAGTTTTTAAGTCTCTTGTTTCTCTGTTAATTAAAAGGATTTTTGAAACATAGTTCGACCACTTGTAGTTTTCAGTTAAAACAATAGCGTCAGTGTCGTAACCAAGATTTTGAATAGCTAGTTTATCGAGAGAGAGGTTGTAATGATTCCCAAAGTGAGTATCACCAACATTGAAAACAACAAATTCATCTCTCTCTTCATTGTTTTCACCAACAACAGTTAAAATTTTATTTGATTCAATATCGACTACAAAGTTGCGGACAGATGAAATATCCAGGTGCTCGTCAACTTGGTCGTATGTAAGGGTGTCAAGCCATTCAAAATCCAGGTTCTGACCAGGAATTCCCCAAGCGACAGCGTAACCGTTTACGACCGGGAAGAATCTATCGATTCTAAAAGCTCTCTCGCTTGCAAAAGATGTCTGTGCTATGAAAAGTAGAACTAATCCGATAACTAAATTTCTCATAAATCCCCCTGTTTTGTTTGCTGGAGAGGATTTACGACGCAGT contains:
- the truA gene encoding tRNA pseudouridine(38-40) synthase TruA; this encodes MKRSLDKMYYYKITIQYEGTQYAGFQWQNGLRTVQDEINKVLAQLIDGKVTTRAASRTDTGVHAMDQVVKISSALPIECETFLESFNRHLPKDIKCLAITPCEGTFKPAAEALSKEYRYFFTNKKQVTLEDRQFIANIANELDITAMQTCLKAIIGKHDFCNFYSIGSNVKTTEREISFCELSEINPHEIFAGQTLFHIPNDLQYCYQLRIEANGFLKQMIRHLMSALWMVGSKKLSVEEFLTLIDGPKKEKQLWKVASPNGLYLYKISYPRD